ATTGCCACTACACCAACAATGGCGACTGCCAGAGACAGAACGACAGTTCCTTTCCTTCTCCTATTCTTTGCCACCACCctctgcgccgccgccgtcgcggcaTCCAGGGAGGACCACGGGGGCCGCGAGCCCTCACTCCGGCAATGCGTGAGGCGGTGCGAGGAGGACCGGCCGCGCTACCAGCGCGCCCAGTGCGTGCAGGAGTGCAGGGAACGCGAGCAGCAAGAGCAGGGCAGGCACGAGCGCGACCGCAGCGGCGAGGGGCCAGGAGATGAGCGGgagcatgaggaaggcggccgCCGGCCGTACGTGTTCGACCGGCGCAGCTTCCGTCGCATCGTCCGGAGCGAGCAGGGGTCCGTCAAGGCCCTCCCGCCGTTCCACGAGGCGTCCAAGCTCCTCCGCGGCATCCGGAACTACCGCGTCGTGGTGCTGGAGGCAAATCCGCGCTCGTTCATCGTGCCCAGCCACACAGACGCGCACTGTATCTGCTACGTGGCCCAAGGTACGTGCGTCCGTGCTTGTTGTTGGCGATTAGTTTTGAGGCATGTGTGCTTGACTGATTTCATCCAGGCGAGGGAGTGGTGACGACGATCGAGAACGGCGAGAGGCGGTCGTACACCATCAGGGAAGGCTACATCTTCGTGGCGCCGGCCGGAGCGGTCACGTACCTTGCCAACACTGACGGCCGGAGGAAGCTGGTCATCGCAAAAATCCTTCATACTATCTCCGAGACTGGCAAGTTCCAGGTGAGCTCTAAACACGCGAGCTTATCACTCAAAATTTCCAACGCAAGTACGTTAATTAGTTACTGATAATTAACTGACGAACACACACTGATTGATTGGCAGTTCTTCTTCGGCCCCGGCGGGAAGAACCCGGAATCGGTCCTGTCGAGCTTCAGCAAGAGCGTCCAGAGAGCTGCTTTCAAGGTGCACATATGTTCACGTGCAAAGGatactctctctcctctcgtaTACCCGTGTCCATCTGAACTCACACCGTGTACGCACGCGCATGTGCATGCAGACCTCGAGCGACCGGCTGGAGAGGCTGTTCGGGAGGCAGGACAAGGGGATCATCGTGCGTGCCACGGAGGAGCAGATCCGCGAGCTGCGGCGCCACGCCTCCGAGGGCAGCCACGGCCCGCACTGGCCCCTGCCGCCGTTCGGCGAGTCGCACGGCCCCTACAAGCTCCTGGAGCAGCAGCCCAGGATCGCCAACCAGCACGGCCAGCTCTACGAGGCCGACGCCCGCAGGTTCCCCGACCTCACCGATCACGACGTCCGCGTCTCGCTCGTCAACATCACGGCGGTGCGTCCCAGCGCCTAATGCTTCGATTGATCACTTGTATCACGTATTGGTATGTTGATTCACTTTTGGTACGTGACAGGGGTCCATGAGCGCGCCGTTCTACAACACCCGGTCGATCAAGATCGCCTATGTGCTGGAAGGCGAGGGCCACGCCGAGATCGTGTGCCCGCACCTGGCGCACGGCAGCGAGAGCGAGCATAGCCACGGTGGAGGCCGGAGCGAGCGCGGCAAGGGCTGGCGGCGTGAAGAAGAatcagaggaggaagaggataagGGACAGCAGAgggagcaggaggaagccgggCAGGGGTACCAGACCATCCTGGCGCGGCTGTCGCGCGGCACGGCGTTCGTGGTGCCCGTCGGCCACCCGGTCGTGGAGGTGGCGTCCCGGGACAGCAACCTCCAGATCCTCTGCTTCGAGGTCCGCGCCGAGAAGAACGAGAAGGTGTACCTCGCGGGCGCGAACAACGTGCTGAAGCAGCTGGACGATACGGCCAAGGCGCTGGCGTTCGCGGCGAGCGCGAGGGAGGTGGACGAGGTGCTCGACGCACAACGGGGGCAGGGGTTCCTCCCCGGCCCGGATGAAAGCGGTGGCCAAGAACGGGAGCAAGAGGATGAACACGAaggtcgccatggccgccgcgaGGTGGTGGCTGAGACGCTCCTGAGGATGGCGACCGGTGGGCTCTGAGGCCACCGCTCTGATCGATCGAGATGGCAACGAGGAGAACGCGCTTGAGCGGCGATGTACGTACGTCGTATGGGCCTGAGTTCGACGTGTTCGATGTGTATGTATACTCATGTACCTATGTATGCGGCAGCTAGGCAGTGCAATAAGTGTGGTTCTGTATGTCATCGTGTAATATACTGCCCTGCTTGTGAGGCAATGTCCATAAATAAACAAGAGTTAATCTTCAGCTTCAGTTGCACTGATACGTACGGCTTGCGCCCTTCAGCTTCAGTTTCACTGATACGTACAAACTGCTTATCAGACTGAAGAGTTGTTATCTTCAGCAGAGCCAGTCCCTGATGGCTGATCCAACGGTTAGCGAAATCGCCAAAACTATTTGGGATCGATAGGAAGGAAACCCTTCGTGCAGGGAATGATAGTGATGACTGGATTGACAACGGCATAAACGAGGATACATGAACAATATGGCTAGAAATCAAGTTGAGCTAAAATAAGATAGATGTAGGATCCAAAACGGCAATTAAAGGGGCGAGAAGACGTATCAATAATTTTCTTCGAAATGGATATACCTATTATATTTTATCACCCAAATCCGGAAGTTCCGAATTGGATCAAGAAGTTTCGACCCATCTGAAGTTTCGAGTTAAGACTCGAAGAAGAGCATCATGATGGATATTTGAAATAATATGGGAGTTCCGGTAAATATCCGGAAGTTGCGAGTTGAGTAGTTCGAAAGACAACTGCAGCATGAAAACCTAAAATCCAAActcaaaatccaaacaaacgTGATCTAAATCCGATGAAATTTTAGCCATAGTGTGACGAAAATGACCCTATCaggttgtgattatgattttgatgattaataacaacatagttaatagaactaacatgtttgtcaagaatatatgcttGTAGGttttatagatgcaatacataaagaagccaccgcagccaggacaaaagtttggttaaattagagaagtcccaggagatctgttctcaccagatggtctggtgtactGAAGGCTATAATCACTAGAGTATTCTCAGCAGAGAAGACAGAaggcaccggatagtctggtgttaagACCCTtgactcactggagtatttttatTCAGAAGGTAAAATGAAACAAcctaccggatggtctggtgatcagcgGAATATATATACCAGAGCAATTCCTGTAAGTGCTGAAGAGCAATGATTAGATGACCTAATCATATAGTTTTTGGCTTGTGCACATTGGATGATCTCACCAAAgcattttcagggaaaagaagagaagttttaactcatcagatggtctggtgtgaatgaaatgaacatcggatgaatgcaccaggcattttacacagagatgcTGCAAAGGTGCGATTCGGCTCAtgataactcaccagatggtccggtgatgaagagatacacaccggaggcttcaccagagTAATTTACACAGTAGATGCaaatgctcggatggctcaaagataactcaccggaaggtccgatgatggatttgaGTATACATCGGAGAATCCGGTATTCAGAAGaattttgagtggagtttcaattgatgtacacactggaccatccagtgcttatactactgttgtcactggatcatctggtgttcacaataaAGTTGAGCTGTTAGAGCAATGGCTAGTCCGcgagtttgaagctataaatacccttccacttAGTTAGTTGAAGATATGGTATgttgctggagtccaaagaatctCATATAtaattgagaagacattcaagccaccaaagtgcttaaagtgttcatccaaggcaatttagcacaccattagagaatGATTAgccctagagagaagtgttgctaagTGCTGCaacctaaagagtggatcaaggagtgaacCAACTGTGTATCGAGAGGTACGCTagcatcttggagtcttggtgactcgatggcaacttgttgaccctccgacttggtgtggagcggcgacaagataCGTGTACGAGGACacggagatccttgccttggtggttcaagctccgaagtgatcatggcagcAAAGGACCAGAAAAGAGGCTTTTGGTGAGACCTTGCATTGATGggttggtggctcatctgggttgaggtcttgtctttatgacttggtggctcaatagcagTAACTGGGTGCCAACCGAaagcatatccttagtggagctccaacgtagactagggatGACATTCATgacatcgataccatgggaaaaatccttgtgccgagtttgctctttctaccttatttacattttcgcatttacttacttacaatttaccttcttagataggttgcaagcgctttgatcggtagagtagacacactagataaacctagagcacatttagatataatttgagatatgtttatcttgtgaagtctttggagccgaatagtttctcagtatcctaattcacccccaccCTCTTAGGCCGTCACTGAtcttcacaattggtatcagagccggggCTCATACCTTTCATAAGGACACACcattcaagtagcatttgagaTCCCATCTTattttgatcggttaggctttaccatctagtgagttgtgacgttcagGATTAGAATGAATACCTATAGTGCTCCATTTTTCGATGAAATAAAAATTTTcctgttggaaaattctaatatcttgttatttgcaagctaagggtctagatgtttggagagtcactaaAGAAGGGATGAGACTTTGTATCACcaaaaaggagaggtaattagatgcattggcaaagaatatctttttatcatctttaaatgttgatgcatttaatcgtgtttattctctcactaatgcacatgatatttggattagttTCATGAAAACACATAAAGGCATAAAGAATGTGCAcaataaaatatcatgtgcttgtgactaagctcaatagcatcaagcaactaccctatgaaagtgctaatgatatgtactcacatttgaatatttttatcaatgagatcaatgggctaagttcgatgccaattgaagatgatcaagtggtgagaataatacttcaaactcttcttctaaagtataagttgatagtctccatcatctacaataatcatcaagtgctcggtaagatcacccgcctatgagatgacaatgaaaaTGGAGGTGGAAGCTCCTACCTCAACCAATGCCAAGAATATTGCCCTCACTAGCAAGCAAGCTTAatgctcacacatgaaggcgaagatgaggagacaagagcaaaagtcaagctcaagcgaagatgatggtgatcaagataaagagagcgatgaataggatgatcaaagcacatcaactGATGATAAAATTGATGCCAAGATGGATAAGCTCTTCTCAAAAATAGTGAAGATATGAaaaggatcaatgccaagattgattatCCTATCTATATTGAAtatttggtcaacacaattgatcatatcaagaaggagaagaagaccaagaacaagagggagacaaggagaagagccaaggcatttgCAAActtaggaagatgggtgagcgacgataaagagtcaagctcaagtgatgaaagcttcaccatccttcCCTTCAAGaagagctcttcctcaaggttgtCATCACATAAGTTGACACGctagccatctcacaagtgccttatggccaaaggtatggatagcgatgtaagtaatgatgaatttgatgaggattctccctcctatgatgaactctttcatttgatcaatgagcaacaaaaatcccttaagaaacaatcaaaagagcttaataaatttaatgcacttaatgacatttatgctacatttgtttctaattatgaactattattgagcaaattcaatttgctaaacaaggaccatgatgagcttaaggataaatttgagtgcactgaatctcaaactaaggtccctttgaagaaaTCTACCTcactatttaattttaatcccaAGGTAGATGCttgtatttcttgtgatgatttaattgatatatcatgttcATCCCTGTGCAATGAGATATGTTTTGACAATATTCTTTTAGAACTATCTAATAAagtcattgcacaagaaaatgatgagctcaagcaagaagccaaaaagctcaagaaggacttgacaagattaaaaggaaagaaccatgtccaacctcctcaagataaccgtgcaaccatggtgaaaaagcttacggaggggtccactgtgacatgcttcaagtgccatcaataAGGACACAAGTCTTTttaatgcaagcaagtcaagaaggatactaaggagaagaagggaacgaaatctccaacaagacctctaaccTCTCCACCGAGCCCAACTACAAAATCAAGacaaagagcaaccactacaagctcaagagaaaggaaaatgataagg
The nucleotide sequence above comes from Phragmites australis chromosome 4, lpPhrAust1.1, whole genome shotgun sequence. Encoded proteins:
- the LOC133914215 gene encoding globulin-1 S allele-like, with protein sequence MATARDRTTVPFLLLFFATTLCAAAVAASREDHGGREPSLRQCVRRCEEDRPRYQRAQCVQECREREQQEQGRHERDRSGEGPGDEREHEEGGRRPYVFDRRSFRRIVRSEQGSVKALPPFHEASKLLRGIRNYRVVVLEANPRSFIVPSHTDAHCICYVAQGEGVVTTIENGERRSYTIREGYIFVAPAGAVTYLANTDGRRKLVIAKILHTISETGKFQFFFGPGGKNPESVLSSFSKSVQRAAFKTSSDRLERLFGRQDKGIIVRATEEQIRELRRHASEGSHGPHWPLPPFGESHGPYKLLEQQPRIANQHGQLYEADARRFPDLTDHDVRVSLVNITAGSMSAPFYNTRSIKIAYVLEGEGHAEIVCPHLAHGSESEHSHGGGRSERGKGWRREEESEEEEDKGQQREQEEAGQGYQTILARLSRGTAFVVPVGHPVVEVASRDSNLQILCFEVRAEKNEKVYLAGANNVLKQLDDTAKALAFAASAREVDEVLDAQRGQGFLPGPDESGGQEREQEDEHEGRHGRREVVAETLLRMATGGL